In Arthrobacter citreus, a single genomic region encodes these proteins:
- a CDS encoding DUF1805 domain-containing protein produces MINLSPITIDNHTFNAVTVLLPKTTLLVVMNDNGYIMCGALDVALLNDRLRDRKIIAGRAVGVKTIEELLNAPLESVTIEAEKFGIQKGMIGRDALLKMV; encoded by the coding sequence TTGATCAATTTAAGCCCAATTACAATCGATAATCATACATTTAATGCTGTTACAGTCTTACTGCCAAAAACTACTTTATTGGTCGTCATGAATGACAACGGTTATATAATGTGTGGAGCATTAGATGTAGCTTTATTGAATGATAGATTACGCGATCGCAAAATTATTGCTGGCCGTGCAGTTGGCGTAAAAACAATAGAAGAATTATTAAATGCGCCTTTGGAGTCAGTTACGATTGAAGCTGAGAAATTCGGCATTCAAAAAGGAATGATTGGAAGAGACGCGTTATTAAAAATGGTATAA
- a CDS encoding bifunctional metallophosphatase/5'-nucleotidase: MEPSQTINIRLFHTNDIHSHFETWPTIVGLLKSKRELAKGKGEATLTFDIGDFVDRFHPISEATLGKGNVELLNAAQFDAVTIGNNEGITLSKSELLNLYADAKFEVLLGNLTISDVDTKSFSKPYKIYEKSGVKIGVIGLTVAYPVFYETLGWSIKDPFEALNEILPIVREQSDLVIILSHLGMRDDQRIAEQFSGVDIILGAHTHHLFPNGEYAGETLLCGTGKHGNYLGEVLITLNKESKSIINTEASVTEVHKVPKYYQDETTKIMLANLMKLSGEILSEPVTLLTSNMSVNWFKDSPLPKLLASALQQWTKADVSILNSGILLDGLAQGHVNKGDIHRICPHPINPCLVHLSGMELLDALNRCEDKELTHLKMKGFGFRGKVIGRMVYDGIMIVDRGKKRHLYQEDIFINGEGLDLNRKYIIGTLDLFTFGHLIPQIRDADHKRFFMPEFIRDVLFWALKSV; this comes from the coding sequence ATGGAACCAAGTCAGACAATAAATATTCGGTTGTTCCATACAAATGATATTCACAGCCACTTTGAAACGTGGCCAACAATTGTCGGTTTGCTTAAGTCTAAAAGAGAACTGGCTAAAGGAAAAGGCGAGGCGACACTTACTTTTGATATTGGCGATTTCGTTGATCGTTTTCATCCAATTTCGGAGGCGACATTAGGCAAGGGGAATGTGGAGCTTTTAAATGCTGCTCAATTTGATGCCGTTACAATAGGTAACAATGAAGGGATTACTCTATCTAAAAGTGAGCTTTTAAATCTTTACGCGGATGCAAAATTTGAGGTGTTGCTAGGTAATTTAACAATCTCAGATGTAGATACTAAGAGTTTTAGTAAACCTTATAAAATATATGAAAAAAGTGGAGTAAAGATTGGTGTAATTGGATTAACAGTAGCTTATCCTGTGTTTTATGAAACTTTAGGTTGGAGTATAAAAGATCCATTCGAAGCGTTGAATGAAATTCTCCCAATTGTAAGAGAACAATCAGATCTAGTTATTATACTTTCTCACTTAGGTATGAGGGATGACCAAAGAATCGCCGAGCAATTTTCGGGAGTTGATATTATTTTAGGTGCACATACTCATCATTTATTTCCAAATGGTGAATATGCTGGGGAAACTTTACTTTGTGGCACGGGTAAACATGGTAACTATTTAGGTGAAGTTTTAATTACTTTGAATAAAGAATCGAAAAGTATAATAAATACTGAAGCTTCTGTTACTGAAGTACATAAAGTACCTAAATATTATCAAGATGAAACGACGAAAATAATGCTGGCTAATTTAATGAAGTTAAGTGGGGAAATTTTAAGTGAACCTGTGACACTGCTAACGAGTAACATGAGTGTGAATTGGTTTAAAGATAGTCCATTGCCGAAATTATTAGCAAGTGCTCTTCAACAATGGACTAAGGCGGATGTAAGTATACTGAATTCAGGTATTTTGCTTGATGGATTAGCACAAGGTCATGTTAATAAGGGCGACATTCATCGAATATGTCCGCACCCAATTAATCCTTGTCTCGTCCATTTATCTGGCATGGAATTACTTGATGCTTTAAATCGTTGTGAAGATAAAGAGTTAACTCATTTGAAGATGAAGGGCTTTGGTTTTAGAGGGAAAGTAATTGGGAGAATGGTCTACGATGGAATCATGATTGTAGATCGTGGTAAGAAGAGGCACCTCTATCAAGAAGATATCTTCATAAATGGAGAAGGATTAGATTTAAATCGCAAATATATAATCGGAACCTTGGATTTATTTACTTTTGGTCATTTAATTCCGCAAATCCGTGATGCCGATCATAAAAGATTTTTCATGCCAGAATTTATTCGAGATGTATTATTTTGGGCTTTAAAAAGTGTATAA
- a CDS encoding sulfite exporter TauE/SafE family protein, with the protein MVLQILILVSIGLAAGTVGSLIGLGGGIIIVPMLLTIDHFLSAFSTVPIHVAVGTSLITIVFSSLSSTLSYHKQKRIDYKSGILFLIGSVPGSLLGTYINSLLNTERFTLFFGLFLICISIFLFISSKLNKKSKEVHKGIIRTYTNDEGEAYTYSYSLPLAISLSICVGIISGLFGIGGGILLVPMMAFLFGFPPQLAVATSMFVVMFTTLGSSISYITLGEVNFYYILLLIPGAWFGGKIGAFINQKLKTETIALILRLVVLLYGIKLIIENI; encoded by the coding sequence ATCGTTCTACAAATTCTTATTTTAGTCAGTATAGGACTAGCTGCAGGAACAGTCGGTTCATTGATCGGATTAGGCGGGGGCATTATCATTGTGCCAATGCTGCTTACTATTGATCACTTTTTATCTGCTTTTTCGACTGTGCCGATTCATGTTGCGGTTGGAACTTCACTGATTACAATTGTGTTTTCTTCGCTCTCATCCACCCTTTCGTATCATAAGCAAAAACGAATTGATTATAAGAGTGGTATTTTATTTTTAATTGGTAGTGTTCCTGGTAGTTTATTAGGTACATATATTAATTCGCTTTTAAATACAGAGCGGTTTACGTTATTTTTTGGTTTATTTTTAATCTGTATTTCAATCTTTCTATTTATTTCATCTAAATTAAATAAAAAGTCGAAGGAAGTACATAAAGGGATTATACGTACATATACAAATGATGAGGGCGAAGCATATACATATAGTTATAGTCTACCACTCGCAATTTCATTATCTATTTGTGTTGGAATCATTTCAGGATTATTCGGAATTGGTGGAGGGATATTATTAGTCCCAATGATGGCATTTTTATTCGGCTTTCCTCCACAATTGGCCGTTGCCACGTCAATGTTTGTTGTAATGTTTACAACTCTTGGTAGTTCAATTTCATATATTACTCTAGGAGAAGTAAATTTCTATTACATACTTTTACTTATACCAGGTGCATGGTTTGGTGGGAAGATTGGGGCATTTATTAATCAAAAATTAAAAACTGAAACGATTGCACTAATTTTGAGGTTAGTTGTGTTATTATATGGAATAAAATTAATTATAGAAAATATTTAG
- a CDS encoding DinB family protein, with protein MNFNLKEAIEVLERTPKSLESFLSGLSQSWLNCNEGEGTWNASEVIDHLIECEKTNWIPRLNCILYKEGNSHFPPFDRFSHLNEKHEKSIEERLLEFKNVRTENIIKLQLLVDSKEHLELEGIHPELGHVKLRELLSTWVVHDLTHITQIARVMAKRYKTDVGPWIANLSVLK; from the coding sequence ATGAATTTTAACCTAAAAGAAGCAATTGAAGTTTTAGAAAGAACACCCAAATCATTAGAATCATTTTTATCTGGTTTATCTCAATCTTGGTTAAACTGCAATGAAGGTGAAGGAACGTGGAATGCATCTGAGGTAATTGATCATTTAATTGAGTGTGAAAAAACAAATTGGATTCCGAGGTTAAATTGCATCTTATATAAAGAAGGTAACAGCCACTTTCCTCCGTTCGATCGTTTTTCGCATTTAAATGAAAAGCATGAGAAATCAATCGAAGAAAGACTACTTGAATTCAAGAATGTAAGAACAGAAAATATAATTAAACTACAATTATTAGTTGATTCGAAAGAGCATCTAGAGTTAGAAGGAATTCATCCAGAGCTTGGGCATGTTAAGTTAAGAGAATTACTGTCTACCTGGGTCGTGCATGATTTAACTCATATCACGCAAATTGCAAGGGTAATGGCAAAAAGATACAAAACGGACGTAGGACCATGGATTGCAAATTTGAGTGTTTTAAAATAA
- a CDS encoding S8 family serine peptidase yields MKKKLKKVSTVALGVGLASSSLLASYLSTSSKAHATTTTQKVIINNSQQENSSGSLNQTEQLLNNLTPEQKKALVSLQSINDTGLHLAPNIDKNSSEEISIIVEFKQPTSKAAVLEAATEGKVLDEKEADQLVDDSHASFKNDLAKVFSANGAKKASTYKVNRTFKTTFNGVSMKLPANQVENLLKSETVKAVYSDVVINAEPPIQTKDIAPEQMGLGMADERSFLQVDKLHAEGHTGKDIKVGILDTGMDYNHPDLKGAFKGGYDFVDNDNDPMETTYEDWKKSGKAEKNSSGNTYYTEHGTHVSGTIGGRGINNSKYATTGIAPGADLYAYRVLGPYGSGATNGIIAALDKATEDGMDVINMSLGSATNNPMDVLSIAVNNAVLNGVTAVLSAGNSGDGMYTLGTPGAAALAITVGASDVPLTVANYKGTIDTVTADLRAMAFGYKDDIKNLKGRSFPVVYAGMGAAADFTGKDVKGKIALISRGSNIPLADKITTAKNNGAAAVLLFNDNAAEGHIPAYLAEGQNYIPTFSLSNVDGLAIKEKVDAGKTSFTFGEMKELKTQGDNLATFSSRGPSLTNYDIKPEVVAPGVTMMSTVPSDVINGDKGDNYDNAYARLSGTSMASPVVAGISALLLEANPNLQPSDVKSILMNTADSLSKPYSVFEQGAGRVDPYEAIHSTIEITVKDKTNTIENGETKVINEETGGLSFGRVVLTGKDLSDSRSVKISNNGEKAKIFDVKVQYQTDLRGSKDAEKNGVKVLTENSIKVKGNSSKKTSVFLSIPKTAETGIYEGDVTYTNKNNPAEVYQVPFGVTYEENKFEAFDISGTHAIAANSTFDQSVFSVSGFFVNFKFKGHVKRIDFLYLDPKTDKILGHSGYVSGTGINPNTSYNTVNLGFSTPFTGDQSKPFSSEPGYISSQFDHFTDFIKHGNYKFRAIATDDQGNTFNSDTYLFVDNTAPKFNITSLPHGVYEYEDGQKSVLVTGSIDEDNIKAMNEYGFAKDQTANKVAFYYNRDLLKPDKTANTANGNVLLNPDGTFNAMMPIDDTIPILPVRFFGVGVSSAVDYPNAQVTYFVKKGTQYVAAKPDHVNPTMGDTVTYTLTANNVKNLNDQTFTFGYLGKNFEIDSVSVRPELLKKSSNIQLEHKELASNGELNKHTIHVAINNPDGITGTTPMVDVKVKVKNEEYYEGILQLQNLTSTYVNTDKAEISIPSLSVESYVKPSFSQLTFSPIAEGLHYTFVGNQVDMRDYTNIGATAYVTDSNNKVYNGSVVSNPVTSSIYGTYLWPKATIKLPVTNKEMMFTIHVPGHFKYSRPITLFKQSGDQYRGELNNMYGEVQLEAGDVNGDQVVDVMDAIYMQTYWGTNKRAADINFDGKVDMTDFAFIEKNYELKNPSMTNAPEPKLKYKGMTIDKIKAELEKME; encoded by the coding sequence ATGAAAAAGAAATTAAAAAAAGTTTCAACCGTTGCTCTAGGAGTAGGATTAGCTTCTAGCAGTTTACTAGCTTCATATTTGAGTACCTCTTCTAAAGCCCATGCAACTACGACAACTCAAAAAGTTATAATCAACAATTCACAACAAGAAAACTCATCTGGAAGTTTGAATCAAACAGAGCAATTACTTAATAATTTAACTCCTGAGCAAAAGAAAGCTCTAGTAAGCTTACAATCAATTAACGATACGGGCTTACATTTAGCACCAAATATTGACAAAAATAGTTCAGAGGAAATCTCCATCATTGTAGAATTTAAACAACCCACATCAAAAGCAGCAGTATTAGAAGCAGCAACAGAAGGTAAAGTTTTAGACGAAAAAGAAGCAGATCAACTAGTAGATGATTCACATGCTTCTTTTAAAAATGATTTAGCAAAAGTATTTTCGGCAAATGGAGCTAAGAAAGCCTCTACATACAAAGTGAATCGTACGTTTAAAACAACATTTAATGGTGTTTCGATGAAACTTCCTGCAAATCAAGTTGAAAACTTACTAAAATCGGAAACTGTTAAAGCGGTTTATAGTGATGTAGTGATTAATGCGGAACCGCCAATCCAGACTAAAGATATTGCTCCAGAACAGATGGGGTTGGGAATGGCTGATGAGCGCTCCTTTTTACAAGTGGACAAGTTACATGCTGAAGGTCATACGGGTAAAGACATTAAAGTTGGAATTTTAGATACTGGTATGGATTATAACCATCCGGATTTAAAGGGAGCCTTTAAAGGTGGATACGACTTTGTAGATAATGATAATGATCCAATGGAAACGACATACGAGGATTGGAAGAAATCAGGAAAGGCAGAAAAAAACTCAAGTGGTAATACATATTACACTGAACACGGTACGCACGTTTCAGGAACAATTGGCGGTCGAGGTATAAATAACAGTAAATATGCAACTACAGGTATTGCCCCGGGTGCTGATTTATATGCATATCGTGTATTAGGTCCATATGGATCGGGTGCAACTAATGGAATTATCGCTGCACTTGATAAAGCGACTGAGGATGGGATGGACGTTATTAATATGTCATTGGGCTCCGCTACAAATAATCCGATGGATGTTTTAAGTATAGCGGTAAATAATGCTGTATTAAATGGGGTCACAGCAGTTTTATCTGCAGGTAATTCTGGTGATGGAATGTATACATTAGGTACGCCAGGTGCTGCGGCATTAGCAATTACTGTTGGTGCAAGTGATGTACCTCTTACTGTGGCAAACTATAAAGGGACAATAGACACAGTCACAGCAGATTTACGTGCAATGGCGTTTGGGTATAAAGATGATATCAAAAACCTAAAAGGAAGATCGTTTCCAGTTGTTTATGCAGGAATGGGTGCAGCAGCTGATTTTACAGGAAAAGATGTAAAAGGAAAAATTGCTTTAATAAGCCGTGGGAGTAATATTCCACTTGCTGATAAAATTACGACTGCAAAAAATAATGGTGCAGCTGCGGTGCTTTTATTCAATGATAATGCAGCAGAGGGACATATTCCTGCTTATTTGGCTGAAGGACAAAATTACATTCCAACATTTTCATTAAGCAATGTGGACGGATTGGCAATAAAAGAGAAGGTAGATGCTGGTAAAACTAGTTTCACTTTTGGTGAGATGAAGGAACTAAAAACCCAAGGTGATAATTTGGCTACATTTAGCTCTAGAGGACCTAGTCTAACTAATTATGATATAAAACCAGAAGTAGTTGCACCTGGAGTGACGATGATGTCTACGGTTCCATCTGATGTGATAAACGGTGATAAAGGAGATAATTATGATAATGCTTATGCACGCTTATCGGGCACATCGATGGCATCTCCAGTTGTTGCTGGTATATCTGCACTTTTACTAGAAGCAAATCCTAATTTACAACCATCTGACGTTAAGAGTATTTTAATGAATACTGCAGATTCATTAAGCAAACCATATAGTGTTTTTGAGCAAGGGGCAGGACGTGTGGATCCATATGAGGCGATTCATTCAACTATAGAAATTACAGTTAAAGATAAAACAAATACGATTGAAAATGGAGAAACGAAAGTAATTAATGAAGAAACTGGTGGACTTAGTTTCGGGAGAGTAGTTTTAACAGGAAAAGACTTATCAGATTCACGTTCCGTAAAGATTAGTAACAACGGGGAAAAAGCTAAAATATTTGATGTGAAAGTACAATATCAAACAGATTTAAGAGGATCAAAAGACGCAGAGAAAAACGGAGTTAAGGTTCTAACTGAAAATTCTATAAAAGTAAAAGGGAATAGTAGTAAAAAAACATCCGTGTTTTTATCGATTCCAAAAACCGCCGAAACAGGCATCTATGAAGGGGATGTAACCTATACTAACAAGAATAACCCTGCAGAAGTGTACCAAGTACCGTTTGGTGTAACATATGAAGAAAACAAATTTGAAGCATTCGACATTTCAGGAACACATGCAATTGCTGCAAACTCCACTTTTGATCAAAGTGTATTTTCAGTAAGCGGTTTTTTTGTGAACTTTAAATTTAAAGGACATGTAAAACGAATTGATTTCTTATATTTGGATCCAAAAACTGACAAAATCTTGGGACATTCAGGGTATGTTAGTGGAACTGGCATAAATCCAAATACAAGTTATAATACGGTAAACCTAGGGTTTAGTACACCATTTACAGGTGATCAAAGTAAGCCGTTTTCTTCTGAGCCTGGATATATTTCATCTCAATTTGATCATTTTACAGATTTTATTAAACATGGAAACTATAAATTTAGGGCAATTGCAACAGATGACCAAGGGAATACATTTAATTCAGACACTTATTTATTTGTAGATAATACGGCGCCAAAATTTAATATTACTTCTCTTCCTCATGGTGTTTACGAATATGAAGATGGACAAAAATCAGTTCTAGTTACAGGATCAATTGACGAAGACAATATTAAAGCGATGAATGAATACGGCTTTGCTAAGGATCAAACTGCAAATAAAGTAGCGTTTTATTATAATAGAGATTTACTAAAACCAGACAAAACAGCAAATACTGCAAATGGTAATGTTCTTTTAAATCCAGATGGTACGTTTAATGCGATGATGCCAATTGATGATACGATCCCAATTCTTCCAGTTCGTTTCTTTGGTGTAGGTGTATCAAGCGCAGTTGATTATCCGAACGCACAAGTAACCTATTTTGTAAAAAAAGGAACTCAATACGTAGCTGCTAAGCCAGATCATGTTAACCCAACGATGGGAGATACAGTTACTTACACACTAACAGCAAATAATGTTAAAAATTTAAATGATCAAACATTTACTTTTGGTTATTTAGGTAAAAATTTTGAAATAGATAGTGTATCTGTTCGTCCGGAATTGCTGAAAAAATCATCTAACATACAGTTAGAACATAAAGAATTAGCTAGTAATGGAGAGTTGAATAAACATACGATACATGTAGCAATAAATAACCCAGATGGCATAACTGGAACAACTCCAATGGTAGACGTTAAAGTAAAAGTAAAGAATGAAGAGTATTATGAAGGGATTTTACAATTACAAAATCTTACTTCTACTTATGTAAATACAGATAAAGCGGAAATTTCGATTCCTAGTTTATCGGTAGAATCTTATGTGAAACCATCGTTCTCACAATTAACATTTTCACCTATTGCTGAAGGATTACATTACACGTTTGTTGGAAACCAAGTGGACATGAGGGATTATACAAATATAGGTGCGACTGCATATGTTACCGATTCTAATAACAAAGTATACAATGGTTCTGTAGTGTCTAATCCTGTTACATCATCGATTTATGGGACATACTTATGGCCTAAAGCAACAATTAAGCTGCCTGTCACAAATAAAGAAATGATGTTCACTATTCATGTGCCAGGTCATTTTAAATATAGTAGACCAATTACATTGTTTAAACAATCAGGTGATCAGTATCGTGGTGAATTGAACAATATGTATGGTGAAGTGCAATTAGAAGCCGGGGATGTGAACGGTGACCAAGTCGTTGACGTTATGGACGCAATTTATATGCAAACATATTGGGGTACGAATAAGCGTGCTGCGGATATTAATTTTGATGGCAAGGTTGATATGACAGACTTTGCATTTATTGAGAAAAATTACGAGTTAAAAAATCCATCTATGACGAATGCACCAGAACCTAAATTAAAATATAAGGGTATGACAATAGACAAAATAAAAGCAGAATTAGAGAAAATGGAATAG
- the sufB gene encoding Fe-S cluster assembly protein SufB, translated as MSTNLPDISDYKYGFHDRDVSIFRSERGLTKEIVEEISRMKNEPQWMLDFRLKSLQHFYDMPMPQWGGDMSDLRFDEITYYVKPSEKTEKSWDEVPEEIKNTFDKLGIPEAEQKYLAGVSAQYESEVVYHSMKQDLTDLGILFTDTDTALREHEDIFKEHFGKVIPPTDNKFSALNSAVWSGGSFIYVPKGVKVDTPLQAYFRINSENMGQFERTLIIADEGAHVHYVEGCTAPVYTTNSLHSAVVEIIIKKDAYCRYTTIQNWANNVFNLVTKRAVCEANATMEWIDGNIGSKLTMKYPAVILKGEGARGLTLSIAIAGKGQHQDAGAKMIHLAPNTSSTIVSKSISKHGGKVTYRGIVHFGRKAAGSRSNIECDTLIMDNASTSDTIPYNEILNDNISLEHEAKVSKVSEEQLFYLMSRGISEQEATEMIVMGFIEPFTKELPMEYAVEMNRLIKFEMEGSIG; from the coding sequence ATGTCTACTAATTTGCCAGATATTAGTGATTATAAATATGGTTTTCATGATCGTGACGTATCGATTTTCCGTTCTGAACGTGGATTAACAAAAGAAATCGTTGAAGAAATTTCACGCATGAAAAATGAACCACAATGGATGTTAGATTTCCGTTTAAAATCTTTACAACATTTCTATGATATGCCAATGCCTCAATGGGGTGGAGACATGTCTGATTTACGCTTTGATGAAATTACTTATTATGTAAAGCCATCAGAGAAAACAGAAAAATCTTGGGATGAAGTACCTGAAGAAATCAAAAATACGTTTGATAAATTAGGTATTCCTGAAGCTGAACAAAAGTATTTAGCAGGTGTATCTGCACAGTATGAATCTGAGGTAGTTTACCACAGCATGAAACAAGATTTAACTGATCTTGGAATCTTATTTACTGATACAGATACTGCATTACGTGAACACGAAGACATCTTCAAAGAACACTTTGGTAAAGTAATTCCACCAACAGATAACAAATTCTCTGCATTAAACTCTGCAGTTTGGTCTGGTGGATCATTCATTTACGTACCAAAAGGTGTTAAAGTTGACACGCCATTACAAGCATATTTCCGTATTAACTCAGAAAATATGGGTCAATTTGAGCGTACATTAATTATTGCTGACGAAGGTGCACACGTACATTACGTTGAAGGATGTACTGCTCCTGTTTATACAACAAACTCACTTCACTCTGCAGTAGTAGAAATCATCATCAAAAAGGATGCATACTGCCGCTATACAACAATTCAAAACTGGGCGAATAACGTATTCAACTTAGTTACGAAGCGTGCTGTTTGTGAAGCGAATGCAACAATGGAATGGATCGATGGAAATATTGGTTCAAAACTAACAATGAAATACCCAGCAGTAATCCTTAAAGGTGAAGGAGCTCGTGGTCTTACACTTTCTATTGCAATTGCTGGTAAAGGACAACACCAAGATGCTGGTGCTAAAATGATTCACTTAGCTCCAAATACTTCTTCTACAATCGTTTCGAAATCAATTTCTAAACATGGTGGTAAAGTAACGTACCGTGGTATCGTACACTTCGGACGTAAAGCAGCTGGATCTCGTTCAAATATCGAGTGTGATACGTTAATTATGGATAATGCATCAACTTCTGATACAATTCCATACAACGAAATCTTAAACGACAACATTTCTCTTGAGCACGAAGCGAAAGTTTCAAAAGTGTCTGAAGAGCAATTATTCTACTTAATGAGCCGTGGTATTTCTGAGCAAGAAGCTACAGAAATGATCGTAATGGGCTTCATTGAGCCATTTACAAAAGAATTACCTATGGAATACGCAGTTGAAATGAACCGTCTGATTAAATTCGAGATGGAAGGTTCAATTGGTTAA
- a CDS encoding SUF system NifU family Fe-S cluster assembly protein translates to MSINRNIDLDALYRRVIMDHYKNPRNKGVGAISENDLTVNMNNPTCGDRIELRLKVDDGIVSEARFDGEGCSISMASASMMTHAIKGKKIEEALQLAQIFSDMMLGKDYDESIDLDDIEALQGVSKFPARIKCATLAWKAMEKGLKSE, encoded by the coding sequence ATGTCTATTAATCGAAATATAGATCTAGATGCATTATATCGTCGCGTGATAATGGACCATTATAAAAACCCTCGTAATAAAGGGGTAGGGGCAATATCAGAAAACGATTTAACAGTAAACATGAATAACCCAACTTGTGGTGATCGCATTGAACTTCGTTTAAAGGTTGATGATGGAATTGTATCGGAGGCTCGTTTTGACGGTGAAGGCTGTTCAATTTCAATGGCATCAGCTTCAATGATGACTCACGCAATTAAAGGTAAAAAAATAGAGGAAGCCCTACAGCTTGCTCAAATATTTTCAGATATGATGCTTGGAAAAGATTATGATGAATCAATTGATTTAGATGATATTGAAGCACTACAAGGTGTTTCAAAGTTTCCGGCACGAATTAAATGTGCAACACTTGCATGGAAAGCGATGGAGAAGGGGTTAAAATCAGAATAA
- a CDS encoding cysteine desulfurase, producing MDVKAIREAFPILNQEVNGHPLVYLDSAATSQKPVQVIDAVANYYKEINSNVHRGVHTLGTKATDAYEGARDKVRKFINASSIEEIIFTRGTTTAINTVAASYGRTNLKAGDEIVISYMEHHSNIIPWQQVAKATGATLKYIPLEEDGTISVEQARATINSNTKIVAIMYVSNVLGSINPVKEIAAIAHQHGAIMLVDGAQSTPHMKVDVQDLDCDFYAFSGHKMCAPTGIGVLYGKKQLLENMEPIEFGGEMIDFVDLQDSTWKELPWKFEGGTPIIAGAVGLGAAIDFLTEIGMDNIEKHEHEIANYALEQLSTVKGVTIYGPKHRAGLVTFNVEDVHPHDVATVLDVEGIAVRAGHHCAQPLMRWLKVSATARASFYLYNTKEDVDAFVKGLVKTKEYFSDVY from the coding sequence ATGGATGTTAAAGCAATCCGTGAAGCCTTTCCGATATTAAATCAAGAAGTAAATGGACATCCTTTAGTATATCTGGATAGTGCTGCAACTTCACAAAAACCTGTTCAAGTAATTGATGCTGTTGCTAACTATTATAAAGAAATTAATTCTAACGTTCATAGAGGTGTACACACTCTTGGAACGAAAGCTACTGATGCATACGAGGGAGCTCGTGATAAAGTACGTAAATTTATTAATGCATCATCGATCGAAGAGATTATTTTTACTAGAGGTACTACTACTGCAATCAATACAGTTGCTGCTAGTTACGGAAGAACGAACCTAAAAGCTGGAGATGAAATTGTGATTTCTTATATGGAACATCACAGTAACATCATTCCTTGGCAACAGGTTGCTAAAGCTACTGGCGCAACATTAAAATATATACCATTAGAAGAAGATGGAACAATTAGCGTTGAGCAAGCAAGAGCTACAATTAACTCTAATACAAAAATAGTTGCGATTATGTACGTTTCAAATGTACTTGGTTCAATTAACCCTGTTAAAGAGATTGCAGCAATTGCTCATCAGCATGGAGCAATCATGCTAGTTGATGGTGCACAAAGTACGCCACATATGAAGGTTGACGTTCAAGACTTAGATTGCGATTTTTACGCTTTTTCAGGTCATAAAATGTGCGCCCCTACAGGTATCGGTGTACTTTATGGTAAAAAACAACTTCTTGAAAATATGGAGCCAATTGAATTCGGTGGGGAAATGATTGATTTCGTTGACTTACAAGATTCTACTTGGAAAGAACTACCTTGGAAATTTGAAGGTGGAACGCCAATCATTGCTGGTGCAGTTGGTTTAGGAGCTGCAATTGATTTCTTAACGGAAATCGGTATGGATAATATCGAGAAGCATGAACACGAGATTGCAAATTACGCACTTGAGCAGTTATCTACTGTGAAAGGTGTAACAATTTATGGACCGAAGCATCGTGCAGGACTAGTAACATTTAATGTGGAAGATGTGCATCCACATGATGTTGCAACTGTATTAGATGTAGAAGGAATTGCTGTTCGTGCAGGTCATCATTGTGCTCAACCATTAATGAGATGGTTAAAGGTATCAGCTACAGCTCGTGCAAGTTTTTATCTGTATAATACAAAAGAAGATGTAGATGCTTTTGTAAAAGGACTAGTAAAAACGAAGGAGTACTTTAGCGATGTCTATTAA